In Helianthus annuus cultivar XRQ/B chromosome 8, HanXRQr2.0-SUNRISE, whole genome shotgun sequence, a single genomic region encodes these proteins:
- the LOC110870564 gene encoding stress response protein nst1-like: MKEKSYADELKVLEDFKESRNEWFLKEEKKKKSRKATPKVQVEEGSSSQPKKKCQKKSVETMLVDESEEEAEAEDKAEAEAEVNVEGDVRLTPESSKLLKAISKELAAGDEEAEIEKEKQLKRKRKEDKDDELYNPSPEHVIDSQTPSSSGGRKKASARKRVTSPQAAWRKLIVRFPKRTPKSKPSQPPSPPPEPSSPQSPHKSPPKQPTPPPSPPPHFSPLHHSPPHLSPPHQAPIQEQPVVTSQQIFQTLPSTQPPVQITPGSSGYKTFPNVPEGISLEEIGDFDFANNEQVKRLEKKVEEVLIENKRLVDREKKLEKRVKSVEAENSSLLKKVEADQTKIDILKVKVAELEEEKARRDEQNKYFELKNKELEAAKAMKEHEIYMMNKVLENLLGKSVE; this comes from the exons atgaaagaaaagagttatgctgatgaGTTGAAAGTACTTGAAGATTTCAAAGAATCTAGAAACGAGTGGTTCTtgaaagaagagaagaagaagaagagcagGAAAGCAACTCCGAAAGTTCAAGTAGAGGAGGGTTCATCTTCTCAACCGAAGAAAAAGTGTCAAAAGAAAAGTGTTGAGACTATGCTTGTTGATGAATCTGAGGAAGAAGCAGAAGCTGAAGataaagctgaagctgaagcagaAGTTAATGTTGAAGGAGATGTTCGTTTGACTCCCGAATCTTCAAAGTTATTGAAAGCTATTAGTAAAGAACTTGCAGCTGGCGATGAAGAAG CTGAGATTGAAAAAGAGAAACAGCTTAAGAGAAAGAGGAAAGAAGATAAAGATGATGAATTATACAATCCATCTCCTGAGCATGTTATAGATTCTCAGACACCGTCATCGTCTGGTGGTAGGAAGAAAGCAAGTGCTAGAAAGCGTGTGACTTCTCCACAAGCAGCATGGAGAAAGTTGATTGTCAGGTTTCCTAAACGCACACCGAAATCAAAACCAAgtcaaccaccatcaccaccacctgaacCATCATCACCTCAATCACCACATAAAtcaccaccaaaacaacctacaccaccaccatcacctccaccacaTTTTTCACCACTACATCATTCACCACCACATCTATCACCACCACACCAAGCACCAATCCAAGAACAACCTGTTGTTACTTCCCAACAAATCTTTCAAACTCTACCATCCACACAACCACCTGTCCAAATTACACCTGGTTCTTCTGGTTACAAAACTTTTCCAAATGTTCCGGAGGGTATTTCTCTTGAAGAAATTGGAGATTTCGACTTTGCTAATAATGAGCAAGTGAAGAGGTTagaaaagaaagttgaagaagtGTTGATTGAAAACAAAAGGTTGGTAGATCGTGAGAAGAAATTGGAAAAGCGTGTTAAGTCTGTGGAAGCTGAAAATTCTTCATTGTTAAAGAAAGTTGAAGCTGATCAGACAAAAATTGATATTCTTAAAGTCAAAGTTGCTGAGTTAGAAGAAGAGAAAGCACGTAGAGATGAGCAGAATAAGTACTTTGAGTTAAAGAACAAAGAGTTGGAAGCTGCTAAAGCAATGAAAGAACACGAGATTTACATGATGAATAAAGTGTTAGAAAACTTGCTTGGAAAGTCTGTTGAGTAG